One stretch of Mangifera indica cultivar Alphonso chromosome 9, CATAS_Mindica_2.1, whole genome shotgun sequence DNA includes these proteins:
- the LOC123224806 gene encoding pentatricopeptide repeat-containing protein At1g62350-like, with translation MWRLAFSPTLIRNFLAKAPLDPFSNLFFSENTLKSHECWVLRNYFSRWASSPSLSIWRRKKEMSKEGLMVAKELKRVQSHPLRLERFIKSHVSRLLKSDLVSVLAEFQRQDQVFLCMKLYDLVRREIWYRPDMFFYRDMLMMLARNKKVNEAKWVWEDLKREEVLFDQHTFGDIVRAFLDSGLPSEAMDIYDEMRRSPDPPISLPFRVILKGLIPYPELREKVKDDFLELFPDMIVYDPPEDLFEDQDWRRESDDDRRH, from the exons ATGTGGCGTTTAGCATTTTCCCCGACTCTTATAAGAAATTTCTTAGCTAAAGCCCCACTAGACCCCTTCtccaatctttttttttctgaaaacacTTTGAAAAGTCACGAATGTTGGGTCTTGAGGAACTATTTTTCGCGGTGGGCTTCAAGTCCTAGCTTGTCTATatggagaagaaagaaggaaatgAGCAAAGAGGGTTTGATGGTGGCTAAAGAGTTGAAGCGTGTTCAATCTCATCCTCTACGCCTTGAACGCTTCATCAAGTCCCATGTGTCTCGCTTGCTCAAGTCTGATCTTGTTTCTGTTCTTGCCGAGTTCCAGAGGCAAGACCAGGTCTTTCTCTGCATGaag CTATATGATTTGGTGCGCAGAGAAATATGGTATCGCCCAGACATGTTCTTTTACAGGGACATGCTTATGATGCTTGCAAGAAACAAAAAGGTGAATGAAGCGAAATGGGTTTGGGAAGATCTCAAGCGAGAGGAAGTTTTGTTTGATCAGCATACCTTTGGTGACATTGTCAGGGCCTTCTTGGATAGCGGACTGCCCTCGGAAGCAATGGATATATATGATGAAATGAGAAGATCTCCTGATCCCCCAATATCATTGCCATTTCGTGTGATCTTGAAGGGCCTGATTCCATATCCAGAATTGAGAGAAAAGGTCAAAGATGATTTCTTGGAGCTCTTCCCTGACATGATTGTGTATGATCCACCTGAAGACTTGTTTGAAGATCAAGATTGGAGAAGGGAAAGTGATGACGACAGAAGGCATTGA